Proteins encoded by one window of Marinobacter bohaiensis:
- a CDS encoding YrbL family protein, translating to MIDLSQHAPFAAGFNRYCYVHPDDPRRCLKVLRPENIDARYARQAWYKKLLGKQRINDNRQEWRAYQQPALKHAGDEAWRHLPKLYPSVVTSLGEANVSDLILETDGRPGPTLEQYLKERGQTAAIDGAVARFCDWLRETGVLTRNLLPHNLVVVTRDDQPELFLVDGLGAPSVPDALSRLPAYRDRYIDRKITRFHQRIAWEAGGRSGSWEDASRIRRSP from the coding sequence ATGATTGACCTGAGCCAGCACGCCCCTTTCGCCGCGGGCTTCAACCGATACTGCTACGTCCACCCGGACGACCCGCGACGCTGCCTGAAGGTCTTGCGCCCGGAAAACATCGACGCCCGCTACGCCCGGCAAGCCTGGTACAAGAAGCTGCTGGGCAAGCAACGCATCAATGATAATAGACAGGAATGGCGGGCCTACCAGCAACCCGCCCTGAAGCACGCCGGAGACGAAGCCTGGCGCCATCTGCCGAAACTGTACCCGAGCGTCGTCACTTCCTTGGGCGAGGCGAACGTCAGCGACCTGATTCTCGAGACAGACGGCCGCCCCGGCCCGACCCTGGAGCAGTATCTCAAGGAGCGGGGACAGACCGCCGCCATCGACGGCGCCGTGGCCCGCTTCTGCGACTGGCTGCGCGAGACCGGCGTGCTGACCCGTAACCTGCTGCCTCACAACCTGGTCGTGGTCACCCGCGACGACCAGCCGGAGCTGTTCCTGGTGGACGGCCTGGGCGCGCCGTCAGTACCCGACGCGCTGTCGCGACTCCCCGCCTACCGGGATCGCTACATCGACCGCAAGATCACCCGCTTCCATCAGCGCATTGCCTGGGAGGCCGGTGGTCGCTCCGGCTCCTGGGAGGATGCTTCGCGCATCCGCCGCTCACCGTGA
- a CDS encoding glycosyltransferase — protein sequence MRTLVIVHSLKMGGMERVAVNLADAFAEEGHESHLMACRNRPNDLQPAQPGVILHHFDQLQALLKSVIGIPVFLLSRLLLGVLLPKSHFLWVGWLLGWLLKGRIRRIEKRYGRFDRIIFRGLGTYKYFWSFRDDRNIYVLENVIHHDRPAWQKRLEWKRVFDRRHLVCVSSGVQASAEDAFAQGRIRPLSLRVVTNPCPTGAIRKLARQEDPDLPQRPYILNVARLVPQKGQDLLLDAYALAQPEQDLVIVGEGERQSALETRAQELGIADRVLFAGKRANPYPWMRQADLFVLASEYEGLGIVLTEALACGTPILSVESRGGVTDVFRGDLAQYLTPRTPRGLAEGMTRALAQLPIEVKPEWLAPFNSDTVVAQFLGQDRDPA from the coding sequence ATGAGAACACTCGTCATCGTTCACAGCCTGAAGATGGGCGGCATGGAGCGGGTCGCCGTCAACCTGGCCGACGCCTTTGCCGAGGAAGGTCATGAAAGCCACCTGATGGCCTGCCGCAACCGCCCCAATGACCTGCAGCCCGCCCAGCCGGGAGTCATCCTGCATCATTTCGACCAGTTACAGGCGCTGCTCAAGTCGGTGATCGGCATCCCCGTGTTCCTGCTGTCGCGGCTGCTGCTGGGCGTGCTGCTGCCCAAATCCCATTTCCTGTGGGTGGGCTGGCTGCTGGGCTGGCTGCTGAAGGGCAGGATCCGTCGCATCGAAAAACGCTACGGGCGCTTCGACCGCATCATTTTCCGCGGCCTGGGCACCTATAAATATTTCTGGTCCTTCCGCGACGATCGCAACATCTACGTGCTGGAAAACGTGATCCACCACGACCGGCCCGCCTGGCAGAAACGCCTGGAATGGAAACGGGTGTTCGATCGCCGCCACCTGGTGTGCGTCTCCTCCGGCGTGCAGGCTTCCGCCGAGGACGCCTTCGCCCAGGGCCGGATTCGGCCGCTGTCCCTGCGTGTGGTTACCAACCCCTGCCCGACCGGCGCGATCCGCAAGCTGGCCCGGCAGGAGGACCCGGACCTGCCACAGCGCCCCTATATCCTGAACGTGGCGCGGCTGGTCCCGCAGAAAGGCCAGGACCTGCTGCTGGACGCCTATGCCCTGGCCCAGCCAGAGCAGGATCTGGTGATTGTCGGCGAGGGCGAGCGCCAATCGGCGCTGGAAACCCGGGCGCAGGAGCTGGGTATTGCCGACCGAGTGTTGTTTGCCGGCAAACGCGCCAATCCCTACCCCTGGATGCGTCAGGCCGACCTGTTCGTGCTGGCTTCGGAATACGAGGGGCTGGGCATCGTGCTGACCGAAGCCCTGGCCTGTGGCACGCCGATCCTGTCGGTGGAAAGCCGCGGCGGCGTGACCGACGTGTTCCGGGGCGACCTGGCGCAATACCTGACGCCACGCACGCCGCGCGGGCTGGCCGAGGGCATGACCCGGGCGCTGGCGCAACTGCCCATCGAGGTCAAGCCGGAGTGGCTGGCGCCGTTTAACAGCGATACGGTCGTCGCCCAGTTCCTGGGGCAGGACCGGGACCCGGCATGA
- a CDS encoding SGNH/GDSL hydrolase family protein, which translates to MSGAGCVAYGDCNTEGVDGYAGALWAALVADAWGLRLTNCGHTMSTTRELRRYAEFFPPADYSLALIQYGLVDAWLTFRGAPYVLYYPDNPWRRFLRKWVKKIKKRARRFRLHERLGSVEQVPLPEYLAHIRQVVTSAPDTLFVLVATAPNRDESRNPHIRRYNAALETLARELDNAVYADAYEAIWAQRDRTLMADGTHLTEAGHRLLADRVIRALRQRQQAA; encoded by the coding sequence ATGTCAGGCGCTGGCTGCGTGGCCTACGGCGACTGCAACACCGAAGGTGTCGACGGCTATGCCGGCGCGCTCTGGGCCGCGCTGGTAGCGGATGCATGGGGGCTCCGCCTGACCAACTGTGGGCACACGATGAGCACTACCCGGGAACTGCGCCGCTACGCTGAGTTCTTTCCGCCGGCGGACTATTCGCTGGCGCTGATCCAGTACGGCCTGGTGGACGCCTGGCTGACCTTCCGCGGCGCGCCCTACGTGCTTTACTACCCGGACAACCCCTGGCGCAGGTTCCTGCGCAAATGGGTCAAGAAGATCAAGAAACGGGCTCGACGTTTCCGGTTGCACGAGCGGCTGGGATCGGTGGAGCAGGTACCCCTGCCCGAGTACCTGGCGCATATCCGTCAGGTGGTGACGTCCGCGCCGGACACCCTGTTCGTGCTTGTGGCCACGGCGCCCAATCGCGATGAGTCGCGCAATCCGCACATCCGGCGCTATAACGCGGCGCTTGAAACCCTGGCGCGGGAACTGGACAACGCCGTCTATGCCGATGCCTACGAAGCGATCTGGGCGCAGCGGGACCGGACCCTTATGGCGGACGGCACCCACCTCACCGAAGCCGGCCACCGCTTGCTGGCGGACCGGGTTATCCGCGCTCTGCGTCAGCGCCAGCAGGCGGCGTGA
- a CDS encoding glycosyltransferase family 2 protein: protein MSPTHIGVVITTYNSPVWLRKVLIGYEAQTDPDFRVIVADDGSTDDTRALIDEFKAAGRLTIDHVWHEDDGFRKCQILNKAIAETECDYLIFTDGDCIPQPHFIATHRALAEPGYFLSGGYIKLTMPVSETIDEAAIRSGAIFDPEWLVAHGQPRTHKLWKLTPSEFKRSLLNAITPAAASWNGMNSSTWTRDLIAVNGFNEDMQYGGLDRELGERLWNYGHKSKQIRYSTVCLHLDHARGYSKPDIWARNKAIRKAVKEQRTFWAANGIRKDGAPAQN, encoded by the coding sequence ATGTCCCCGACACACATTGGCGTTGTTATCACCACCTACAATTCCCCAGTCTGGCTGCGCAAGGTCCTGATTGGCTATGAGGCCCAGACCGATCCGGATTTCCGGGTTATCGTTGCCGACGACGGCTCCACCGACGACACCCGGGCGCTGATCGACGAGTTCAAGGCGGCCGGCAGGCTGACCATCGACCACGTGTGGCACGAGGACGACGGCTTCCGTAAATGCCAGATCCTCAACAAGGCCATCGCCGAGACCGAGTGCGATTACCTGATCTTCACCGACGGCGACTGCATCCCCCAGCCGCACTTCATCGCCACCCACCGGGCCCTGGCCGAGCCGGGCTATTTCCTGTCCGGGGGCTACATCAAGCTCACCATGCCGGTCAGCGAGACCATCGACGAGGCCGCCATCCGCTCCGGCGCCATCTTCGATCCCGAGTGGCTGGTCGCCCATGGCCAGCCCCGGACCCACAAGCTGTGGAAGCTGACCCCCAGCGAATTCAAGCGCAGCCTGCTCAACGCCATCACGCCGGCGGCCGCCAGCTGGAATGGCATGAACAGCTCCACCTGGACCCGCGACCTGATCGCCGTCAACGGCTTCAACGAAGACATGCAGTACGGCGGCCTCGACCGGGAGCTGGGCGAGCGCCTCTGGAACTACGGCCACAAGTCGAAGCAGATCCGCTACAGCACCGTATGCCTGCACCTGGATCACGCCCGGGGTTACTCCAAACCGGACATCTGGGCCCGCAACAAGGCCATCCGCAAGGCGGTGAAAGAGCAGCGCACCTTCTGGGCCGCCAATGGCATCCGCAAGGACGGCGCGCCCGCGCAGAACTGA
- a CDS encoding phosphocholine cytidylyltransferase family protein produces the protein MRTIILAAGQGTRLRPYTDHTPKCMVELAGTPLLHRQLATLDAAGLGDRRVLVGGYCADRLDGQGADVVLNPRYDQTNMVATLFCARDNMVDGEDLLVCYGDIIYEPNVLQAILDGDAPLCLAADREWRRLWQLRMEEPLDDAETFVMDADRRVAELGKKPQSYDQVHAQYMGLIKVRGDRVADFKAAYDALDRDAIYDGKDFDNMYMTSFIQHLIDSGWDTRACLVDNGWLEVDTADELETYQRMAEDGSLQDYCRLA, from the coding sequence GTGAGAACCATTATCCTGGCTGCCGGACAAGGCACCCGACTGCGCCCCTACACCGATCACACCCCCAAGTGCATGGTCGAACTGGCCGGCACGCCGTTGCTGCACCGGCAACTGGCGACCCTCGACGCCGCCGGCCTGGGTGACCGGCGCGTACTGGTGGGCGGCTACTGCGCCGACAGGCTCGACGGGCAGGGCGCCGACGTGGTGCTCAACCCCCGCTACGACCAGACCAACATGGTCGCCACCCTGTTCTGCGCCCGCGACAATATGGTCGACGGCGAGGATCTGCTGGTCTGCTACGGCGACATCATCTACGAGCCCAACGTCCTGCAGGCCATCCTCGACGGTGACGCGCCCCTGTGCCTGGCGGCGGACCGGGAATGGCGCCGGCTCTGGCAGCTGCGCATGGAAGAGCCCCTGGACGATGCCGAGACCTTCGTCATGGACGCCGACCGGCGTGTGGCCGAGTTGGGCAAGAAGCCGCAGTCCTACGACCAGGTACACGCCCAGTACATGGGCCTGATCAAGGTGCGCGGCGACCGGGTCGCCGACTTCAAGGCCGCCTACGATGCCCTGGATCGAGACGCGATCTACGACGGCAAGGACTTCGACAACATGTACATGACCAGCTTCATCCAGCACCTGATCGACAGCGGCTGGGACACCCGCGCCTGTCTGGTGGACAACGGCTGGCTGGAAGTGGATACCGCCGACGAACTGGAGACCTACCAGCGCATGGCGGAGGACGGTTCGTTGCAGGACTACTGCCGGCTGGCCTGA
- a CDS encoding gamma-glutamyl-gamma-aminobutyrate hydrolase family protein (Members of this family of hydrolases with an active site Cys residue belong to MEROPS family C26.) → MRIGITQRVEVVASYGERRDCLDQAWTALLGRLSLVPVPVPNSLERIDDWLLANDLDGFILTGGNDIASLPGARNTAPERDRTETAILDHAAARAKPVLAVCRGFQMLVLHEHGQLAPAEGHTAVRHPVRPVADEPLFQAFAEVNSFHDWGVVSVGDRGLVATAFCDDGTIEAVRHRQHPWIGTMWHPEREQPFAEADLTLIHTLFRGPS, encoded by the coding sequence ATGCGGATCGGGATCACCCAGCGTGTCGAGGTCGTGGCCAGCTATGGCGAACGCCGCGACTGTCTGGACCAGGCCTGGACGGCGCTGCTGGGGCGTCTGTCGCTGGTGCCGGTTCCCGTGCCCAACAGCCTTGAGCGCATCGACGACTGGCTGCTGGCCAACGACCTGGACGGTTTCATCCTGACCGGCGGCAACGACATCGCCTCCCTGCCAGGCGCGCGCAATACCGCGCCGGAGCGGGACCGCACCGAGACGGCCATCCTCGACCACGCCGCCGCCCGCGCCAAGCCGGTGCTGGCGGTGTGCCGCGGTTTCCAGATGCTGGTGTTGCACGAGCACGGCCAGCTGGCACCGGCGGAGGGGCACACCGCCGTGCGTCATCCGGTCCGGCCGGTGGCCGATGAACCGCTGTTCCAGGCGTTTGCTGAGGTCAACAGCTTCCACGACTGGGGCGTGGTCAGCGTGGGCGACCGGGGCCTGGTGGCGACGGCGTTCTGTGACGACGGCACCATTGAGGCGGTCCGCCACCGCCAGCATCCCTGGATCGGCACCATGTGGCACCCCGAGCGGGAACAGCCCTTCGCTGAGGCCGATCTGACACTGATTCACACTCTGTTCCGAGGTCCTTCGTGA
- a CDS encoding glycosyltransferase family 4 protein has product MRILICKPHLDQSELALALSLHDRGLCVRVLAARTTQGREELERRGLFEEMAAIKGKLRPALIRQMRRVIREDRISLIYAIDSSSLANALWATLFSGVHVVGYRGTLSRIRQLDPTFWLGILNPRVARIFCVSSSVYDYMSRFVPRRKLVLNPKGFDPAWLPEASAPSHPVLANLPDNTCVCMFIGNTAGRPYKGLQSLIEGFHRANLPGAHLVVLGDHDPQAPEWVAQGPAAGAITLAGRQHEAAQWLHRADIYIQPSLREGLPRAIKEAMAVAVPVIATDILGNRDLISDQRCGALIPPADPDALARTLQTLHGDSVQRRRLGLEGQRQLARLFSHERTVERTLEACQPLHQAGRPGAARLARSSRRRHPA; this is encoded by the coding sequence ATGCGCATTCTCATCTGCAAACCCCACCTGGACCAGTCCGAGCTGGCCCTGGCACTCAGTCTCCATGACCGGGGGCTGTGCGTGCGGGTACTGGCGGCGCGGACCACTCAGGGACGAGAGGAACTGGAGCGCCGCGGGCTGTTCGAGGAAATGGCGGCCATCAAGGGCAAACTGCGCCCCGCCCTGATTCGCCAGATGCGCCGCGTTATCCGCGAGGACCGCATCTCCCTGATCTACGCCATCGATTCGTCGTCGCTGGCCAATGCGCTCTGGGCCACACTGTTCAGCGGCGTGCACGTGGTGGGCTATCGGGGCACCCTGTCGCGCATCCGCCAACTCGACCCCACCTTCTGGCTGGGTATTCTCAACCCGCGGGTGGCCCGTATTTTCTGCGTCAGCAGCAGTGTCTACGACTACATGAGCCGCTTCGTTCCGCGTCGCAAACTGGTGCTTAACCCCAAGGGTTTCGACCCGGCGTGGCTACCGGAGGCGTCCGCACCCAGCCATCCGGTCCTGGCTAACCTGCCCGACAACACCTGCGTCTGCATGTTCATCGGCAACACCGCCGGGCGCCCCTACAAGGGGCTGCAATCGCTGATTGAAGGCTTCCACCGCGCCAATCTGCCCGGGGCCCACCTGGTCGTCCTCGGGGATCATGACCCGCAAGCCCCGGAGTGGGTCGCCCAGGGCCCGGCGGCCGGCGCCATCACCCTGGCCGGCCGTCAGCACGAAGCCGCCCAATGGCTGCACCGGGCCGATATCTACATCCAGCCGTCGCTGCGGGAAGGTCTGCCCCGGGCCATCAAGGAAGCCATGGCCGTGGCGGTGCCGGTCATCGCCACCGACATCCTGGGCAACCGCGACCTGATCAGCGATCAACGTTGCGGCGCCTTGATCCCGCCCGCCGATCCGGACGCCCTGGCCCGCACCCTGCAGACCCTGCATGGCGACTCCGTCCAACGCCGACGCCTGGGTCTGGAAGGGCAACGCCAACTGGCCCGTCTGTTCTCCCACGAACGCACCGTCGAGCGCACCCTGGAGGCCTGCCAGCCTCTGCACCAGGCCGGTCGGCCCGGCGCCGCGCGTCTGGCACGTTCCAGTCGGCGGCGACACCCCGCCTGA
- a CDS encoding sulfotransferase: protein MTANAFPANILVAGIYWSGSGAVVDYLKGHPDCVAFRGEFTDFKRRGRIASMLSTPDRASARRMARLLWIETVFGRLPQAYLKQWRGADTGKLPLKNQVNHNRLKRDYINRYRRHLAQGGDHRDPAIWNDWMHALGTAYAPGKRAVVWDQPVWVGEHADIWPQVFAPARLIVVHRDLQDQFAEVVRQGKLGKRKSDPAFQGDMSDPVAYVLDGIQRKLESLLALREQLGESLVLPVSFESFVQRHEREAERIGRFLGLNNAQREGAPFDPSKSVRNIGIGRTEEIQSLLAPHRERLAVMQALRDRL from the coding sequence ATGACGGCAAACGCGTTTCCCGCCAACATCCTGGTGGCCGGCATCTACTGGTCCGGCTCCGGCGCGGTGGTGGACTACCTCAAGGGCCACCCGGACTGCGTCGCCTTCCGCGGCGAATTCACCGATTTCAAACGTCGCGGCCGCATCGCCAGCATGCTGTCGACACCCGATCGCGCCAGCGCGCGGCGTATGGCCCGGCTGCTGTGGATCGAAACCGTGTTCGGCCGCCTGCCCCAGGCCTACCTGAAACAGTGGCGGGGTGCCGACACCGGCAAACTGCCGCTGAAGAATCAGGTGAACCACAACCGCCTGAAACGCGACTACATCAACCGCTACCGGCGCCATCTGGCGCAGGGCGGCGACCACCGCGACCCCGCGATCTGGAACGACTGGATGCACGCCCTGGGCACTGCCTACGCGCCCGGCAAGCGAGCCGTGGTCTGGGACCAGCCGGTCTGGGTGGGCGAGCACGCCGATATCTGGCCGCAGGTGTTTGCGCCAGCCAGGCTGATAGTGGTGCACCGTGATCTGCAGGATCAGTTCGCCGAGGTGGTGCGCCAGGGCAAGCTGGGCAAGCGCAAATCCGACCCGGCCTTCCAGGGCGACATGAGCGATCCCGTGGCCTACGTGCTGGACGGCATCCAGCGCAAGCTGGAAAGCCTGCTGGCGCTGCGCGAACAGCTGGGCGAATCACTGGTGCTGCCGGTGTCTTTCGAGTCCTTCGTGCAGCGCCACGAGCGCGAGGCCGAGCGCATTGGCCGCTTCCTCGGGCTGAACAATGCCCAGCGCGAGGGCGCCCCCTTCGATCCGTCGAAGTCCGTGCGCAACATCGGCATCGGCCGGACCGAAGAGATCCAGTCCCTGCTGGCGCCGCACCGGGAGCGGCTGGCCGTCATGCAGGCCCTGCGCGACCGCCTCTAG
- a CDS encoding glycosyltransferase family 4 protein, translated as MRILQVLPALTSGGVERGTVELASELVKRGHESYVLSSGGPMVQALEARGSHHITRPVHRKSLASLKQVRPVRRLIRELQPDVIHVRSRLPAWIVYLAWNKLPPEQRPALVSTFHGMYSVNRYSAIMSKAEHLIAVSDCVRQYILDSYPVKPDDVTVIQRGVDTRTFREAPLDPDWRRALLADYPQLDDRRILLMPGRLSRWKGQLTFLDIVARLVRDDDRIHGVIAGGLEGGKVHFMRELEQRVRDLKLEQHVTFLGQRSDMHELYLFADLVCHLSTKPEPFGRTLTEALASGTPVVAYERGGAAETLQACFPDGLVPPDDTTAFVHKIQALLGKAEPAIQIPERFRLEAQTEATLVVYRQLLARHGKSAA; from the coding sequence ATGAGAATCCTCCAGGTTCTGCCGGCCCTGACCAGCGGCGGCGTCGAACGTGGCACCGTGGAACTGGCCAGCGAGCTGGTCAAGCGCGGCCACGAGTCCTACGTGCTGTCGTCCGGCGGGCCCATGGTGCAGGCGCTCGAAGCGCGCGGTTCGCATCACATCACCCGCCCGGTGCACCGCAAGTCGCTGGCGTCGCTGAAGCAGGTGCGACCGGTGCGCCGTCTGATCCGGGAACTGCAGCCGGACGTCATTCACGTGCGCTCGCGCCTGCCGGCGTGGATTGTCTACCTGGCCTGGAACAAGCTGCCACCGGAGCAACGTCCGGCCCTGGTCAGCACCTTCCACGGCATGTACTCGGTGAACCGCTACAGCGCCATCATGAGCAAGGCCGAGCACCTGATCGCCGTGTCCGACTGCGTGCGCCAGTACATTCTGGACAGCTACCCGGTCAAGCCCGACGACGTCACCGTGATCCAGCGCGGTGTGGATACCCGGACCTTCCGCGAGGCCCCGCTGGACCCGGATTGGCGTCGCGCGTTGCTGGCAGATTATCCTCAGCTGGATGACCGCCGGATCCTGCTCATGCCCGGTCGGCTGTCCCGCTGGAAAGGCCAGCTCACGTTCCTCGACATCGTCGCCCGCCTGGTGCGCGACGACGACCGTATCCACGGCGTTATCGCCGGCGGACTGGAAGGCGGCAAGGTGCACTTCATGCGGGAACTGGAACAGCGCGTGCGCGACCTGAAGCTGGAACAGCACGTCACCTTCCTGGGGCAGCGCAGCGACATGCACGAGCTCTACCTGTTTGCCGACCTGGTGTGCCACCTGTCCACCAAGCCCGAACCCTTCGGCCGCACCCTGACCGAAGCCCTGGCGTCCGGCACGCCGGTGGTCGCCTACGAGCGCGGGGGAGCCGCAGAAACCCTGCAGGCCTGTTTTCCCGACGGCCTGGTGCCGCCGGACGACACCACCGCCTTCGTGCACAAGATCCAGGCACTGCTGGGCAAAGCGGAGCCGGCCATCCAGATCCCCGAGCGCTTCCGCCTGGAAGCCCAGACCGAGGCGACCCTGGTGGTCTATCGCCAACTGCTGGCCAGACACGGGAAGTCGGCCGCGTGA
- a CDS encoding glycosyltransferase, with the protein MTGPTRRIALILATPGTTWGGMEKHTLELARGLAQAGHEIHILAAPDYSERFQEMAHVHPIPVHFSRRHPWLGLRIRRLLRRIRPDIVHAQGNKAAQLLGNVKRRRDAAQCTYVGTLHGTKSSHRAFAKMDGVIAVSDELAARLDHPNATVIYNGAAPAGPDTRTTWPVPARHPLTVAAGRLEPVKGFHSLINAWARLPDDAGQLVILGEGGQREALARQIEDTGQQARIALPGYEANIAPWLARADACIISSEREGFPYILIEALLQGCPVLSTPVSGVAAFLPESALAAGHDAEALATLLRRALADPDALRDQQQEAFAKAERELTLDGMVQRTLAFYERLKALTPPAGADAERG; encoded by the coding sequence GTGACGGGCCCGACGCGGCGGATCGCTCTCATACTCGCCACCCCCGGAACCACCTGGGGCGGCATGGAGAAACACACCCTGGAACTGGCGCGGGGCCTGGCCCAGGCGGGGCACGAGATCCATATCCTGGCGGCACCGGACTATTCCGAACGCTTCCAGGAGATGGCCCACGTCCACCCGATCCCGGTCCATTTCAGCCGCCGCCACCCCTGGCTGGGTCTGCGTATCCGGCGCCTGCTGCGGCGCATTCGCCCGGACATTGTTCACGCCCAGGGCAACAAGGCCGCGCAACTGCTGGGCAACGTCAAGCGCCGTCGCGATGCGGCCCAGTGCACATACGTCGGCACGCTGCACGGCACCAAATCCTCCCATCGCGCCTTCGCCAAGATGGACGGCGTCATCGCCGTCAGCGACGAGCTCGCCGCCCGTCTCGACCATCCCAACGCCACCGTGATCTACAACGGCGCAGCGCCAGCCGGCCCCGACACCCGCACCACCTGGCCGGTTCCGGCACGACACCCGCTGACCGTTGCCGCCGGGCGCCTGGAGCCGGTGAAGGGCTTCCACTCGTTGATCAATGCCTGGGCCCGGCTGCCGGATGACGCCGGCCAGTTGGTCATCCTCGGGGAAGGTGGCCAGCGCGAGGCCCTGGCCCGGCAGATTGAAGACACCGGCCAGCAAGCCCGCATCGCCCTGCCCGGTTACGAGGCCAACATCGCCCCCTGGCTGGCCCGGGCCGACGCCTGCATCATCAGCTCCGAGCGCGAGGGGTTTCCCTACATTCTGATCGAAGCGCTGCTGCAGGGCTGCCCGGTGCTGTCCACGCCGGTCAGCGGCGTGGCTGCTTTCCTGCCGGAGTCGGCACTGGCGGCGGGACACGACGCCGAGGCGCTCGCCACGCTGCTGCGCCGCGCGCTGGCCGATCCGGACGCGCTACGAGACCAGCAACAAGAAGCCTTCGCCAAGGCCGAACGCGAGTTGACGCTGGATGGCATGGTGCAGCGTACCCTGGCCTTCTACGAACGCCTCAAGGCCCTCACGCCGCCTGCTGGCGCTGACGCAGAGCGCGGATAA
- a CDS encoding lysophospholipid acyltransferase family protein, with the protein MALSKISILTTLLKLAGKLPLRVAQALGTGLGLLGWWCRSESRRVTEINLGIGFPDMPEDQRRDLARASMKQTGRTFMEIPLMWEWPVERCLDLIKEIDGEELLSRRDPNQGLILLAPHLGNWELAGLYFSSRYKMAALYSPPHMPEFEDYMIRVRGRLGSELVRGDRRGLARLITLLREGGVAGILPDQSPRGKGNAYAPFFGMDVRTMTLAAKLLQKSGAAVLITYAERLPDAAGYRIVIRECEPGMAENDPVIAATALNASVERSVRRIPDQYQWEYKRFRHRPTGLPNPYHPGKLCK; encoded by the coding sequence ATGGCCCTGTCGAAAATCTCGATCCTGACCACATTGCTGAAGCTCGCCGGCAAGCTGCCGTTGCGTGTCGCCCAGGCTCTGGGCACCGGCCTGGGCCTGCTGGGCTGGTGGTGCCGCAGCGAATCCCGGCGGGTGACGGAGATCAACCTGGGCATTGGCTTCCCGGACATGCCCGAAGATCAACGTCGCGACCTGGCCCGGGCCAGCATGAAGCAGACCGGCCGCACCTTCATGGAAATCCCGCTGATGTGGGAATGGCCGGTGGAACGCTGCCTGGACCTGATTAAAGAGATTGACGGCGAAGAACTACTCAGCCGCCGTGACCCGAACCAGGGCCTGATTCTGCTGGCGCCGCACCTGGGCAACTGGGAGCTGGCCGGGCTCTATTTCTCCTCGCGCTACAAGATGGCCGCGCTGTACAGCCCGCCTCACATGCCGGAGTTCGAGGACTACATGATCCGCGTGCGCGGCCGGCTGGGCTCGGAGCTGGTACGCGGCGACCGCCGCGGGCTGGCGCGCCTGATCACCCTGCTGCGCGAAGGCGGCGTGGCCGGCATCCTCCCGGACCAGAGCCCGCGCGGCAAAGGCAATGCCTACGCGCCCTTCTTCGGTATGGATGTGCGCACCATGACCCTGGCCGCCAAGCTGCTGCAGAAATCCGGCGCCGCCGTGCTGATCACCTACGCCGAGCGGCTGCCGGATGCGGCGGGCTACAGGATCGTGATCCGCGAATGCGAACCGGGTATGGCGGAGAACGACCCGGTCATCGCGGCAACCGCCCTGAACGCCTCGGTGGAACGCTCCGTACGGCGTATCCCGGACCAGTACCAGTGGGAATACAAACGCTTCCGCCATCGCCCCACCGGGCTGCCGAACCCGTACCATCCGGGCAAGCTCTGCAAGTAA